The following is a genomic window from Ignavibacteriales bacterium.
TCCCGGCGGATGTCCGCGCCGGCGGCGAAGCCCGAATTCTTCAGGATGTTCTCGACGAATACCGGAACAACGAGCACGCACAGCATACCGATGCCCGCGACAACCTGGCAAAGTCCTTTGCCTGCAAGGCCGCTATCAAGGCCGGGGACAGGCTCACAACAACTGAGATGCTTATTCTCATCGACCAGCTGTTCGCGACGCAGATGCCGTACGTCTGTCCACACGGCCGGCCGATTGTGGTCAAGATCTCGATCGATGAACTCGATCGCCGCTTCGGCAGGACATAATTCACTCACGGAACAGGAAAGGCACGACGCATGCACGATGGTCTGAACGGCATAGGAGAGGAGCGCTCGCGATGGGAGGAGACCGTCAAGGCCAGCGGAAAAGGGCGTGGCGTGAAGTTTACAACTGTCAGCGGTGAACCGATCGAAATGTTGTATGACCCTCACGATGTTGAGGCAATCAATTTCCTCGGTGAGGTTGGCTATCCGGGTGAGTATCCGTATACCCGCGGGATCCATCCAACCGGATTCCGGGGGAAACTCTGGACGATGCGTCAGTTTGCGGGGTTCGGCACACCCGAAGATACAAACGAACGCTATCACTATCTCCTCGAGCACGGACAAACCGGACTCTCCGTCGCCTTTGATTTGCCTACGTTGATGGGACGTGATGCCGATGATTCTCTATCGGAAGGGGAAGTCGGCATCTGCGGTGTCTCCGTGAGTTCGCTTGCAGATATGGAACTCCTGTTCAAGGGGATCAATCTGTCGGAGATTTCGACGTCGATGACGATCAATGCTCCGGCTGCAATGGTGATGGCATTCTATCTTGCGGTGGCTGAGAAGCAGGGGTGCGGCTTCAAGACACTTCGAGGCACGACACAAACCGACATCCTCAAGGAGTACATTGCTCAGAAGGAGTGGATCTATCCTCCCAACCCGTCGATGCGGTTGATCATCGACATGTTCGAGTACTTGAACAAGGAAGTGCCCCAATGGAACCCGATCTCCGTCAGCGGCTATCACATCCGTGAAGCAGGATCGACATCGATTCAGGAGCTTGCTTTCACGCTTGCTGACGGGTTTGCATACGTCGAGGCGGGTATCGCACGCGGGCTGGATGTCGACGAGTTCGCTCCTAGAATGTCCTTCTTCTTCAATTCTCACGTGGATTTCTTCGAGGAGATTGCCAAGTTTCGAGCTGCGCGCCGCATCTGGGCAAAGCGAATGAGAAACAAGTACGGAGCTAAGAACCCGCGCTCGTGGATGTTGCGGTTTCACACGCAGACAGCAGGCTGCTCCCTGACAGCGCAGCAACCGGAGAACAACATTGTTCGCACGGCGTACCAAGCTCTCGCCGGAGTCCTTGGCGGAACGCAATCACTGCATACGAACTCGATGGACGAAACGCTTGCGCTGCCATCGGAAAAGGCGGTCAAGATCGCCTTGCGGACCCAGCAGATTATCGCGTATGAAACAGGTGTCACCAACACGGTGGATCCGCTTGCAGGGAGCTATTTTGTCGAAGCGTTGACGACGAAGATGGAGCAGGCGGCGGAACGGTACTTTGAGACAATCGATACTCTTGGCGGCGTGATCCCAGCTATCGAAGCAGGTTTCTTTCAGCGTGAGATCGCGGATGCGGCATATCGATATCAGAGGGAACTGGAAGCAAAAGAGAAGATCATTGTGGGCGTGAATGATTTCGTGGAAGAGAAGGGGAAGATCGAGATTCCTATTCTCGTAATTTCTCCAGACGTTGAGGTCAAACAGCGAAAACGGCTTGGAGATGTTCGCCAGAGCAGGAGCACCGAAGCGGTGGAACGATCCCTTTCAGTACTGAAACAGGCGGCAGCGGACCAGAAGAACCTGGTACCGCTCCTTCTGGAATGCGCTCGCTCGTACGTGACGCTCGGAGAAATGTGTGACGCCCTGACGGAAACCTTCGGGATCTACGAAGAACCGGCTGTCTTCTGATCGTACACCAGCAAAGAGGACCTTCTATGCGCAAGGTTGTGCGTTTGATGAGGCCTGAACAGTGGCTGAAGAATTTCTTCATCTTTGCCCCCCTGATTTTTTCCAAGCATCTGTTCGACGGCGCGTACGTCTGGATGGCTGCCCAGGCGTTTCTGGTGTTCGCGCTCCTCTCCAGCACGGTGTATATTTTCAATGACATCGCCGACCGGGAGGCGGACAGGCTCCATCCGACGAAACGAAACAGGCCCATCGCTGCCGGTACCATCACGATTACGCAAGCGGTCGGCCTCGCCATCGGGTTGATGCTCGTTATCGGCTTCCTCGTTACGATGCTCAATGCGAAGTTCCTCTTCGTCGCAGTGGTGTACTTCGTACTGAATCTCGGCTACTCGTTCTTCCTTAAGCGTGTGATCCTGGTGGATGTGTTCATCGTTGCCGCAGGGTTCATGTTGCGCGTTCTCGCAGGGGCGTTCGCGATTCATGTTCAGGTGTCCGAGTGGCTCGTTCTCTGCACGCTCTTTGTCTCGTTATTCCTGTCGATTTCGAAACGCCGGGCGGAGCTGATGCTGGTCAAAAACTCCGAGCACTTTGAGGGGCGGGCAGCAATACGGGGATATGACATCGAGTTCCTTGATCAGATGATGACGATCGCCGCGTCGGGGATGGCAATTTCCTATGCGCTCTATACGGTTGCCGAAAGGACGATCAGCATCTTCGGTTCTTCGAATCTGATTTTCACAACGGTGTTTGTCCTGTTCGGCATTTTTCGATATCTTTATCTCGTGAGAGCCAGGAAGACGGAAGACAATCCAACTCATATGCTCACCACTGATCCGGTTACCCTGGTGAACGGTGTTGCGTGGTTCAGTGTCTGTGTCATCATCATCTATTTTTCGGATATCAAAATCTGGCTTGGAGTACGATGAAACTTCCACAACCCAAATCGCCAACGCGGATAACCGGATTCAAAACAGTTGATCCCACAGTCGTTGTCGTCAAGACGAAGCCCGCGACCGTCCTGAAGGATATCGAACGTGCGATGGAGATGGCGGGCATCACTGCCACCCTCGATGCCGGCGCACCTACAATTCTGAAAGACAACATCTCGTGGCATTTCCCGTTCCCGGCGGCCAATACCACACCGTGGCAGCTCGAGGGGACCATCCTCGGCCTGCGCAACTCCGGCTACAAGGACCTCGTCTGTGTTCAAAACAAGACCGTCGTCACGGATGCGTTCAAGGGGGAGGACCTCAACAAGTACGTCCCGATCTTCAAGAAGTATGATATCCCCGTCCGCTTCAATTTCAAGGACGGAGATATGAAATGGATCGAGTACGCACCAAAGACTCCGCTCCTCGTGCTCGACCAAATTTATCCGGATGGCATACGCATTCCCGACTTCTTTTTCGGCAAAAACATCGTGCACCTCCCGACGGTGAAGTGCCACATCTACACGACGACCACCGGCGCAATGAAAAATGCTTTCGGCGGTTTGTTAAGCACATATCGCCACTATACGCATTCCTGGATTCACGAGACCCTCGTTGATCTGCTCGCCATCCAGAAGGAAATTCATACCGGCTTGTTCGCAGTGATGGACGGAACAACAGCCGGCAACGGGCCGGGCCCGCGCACGATGTACCCGGAAGAGAAGAATGTCATCCTTGTCGGCGCTGACCAGGTTGCGATCGATGCGGTAGCGGCAAAGATGATGGGACATGACCCGATGAGCATCAAGTACATCCGGCTTGCACACGAGCGCGGATTGGGCTGCGGCGATCCCCGGACAATCAAGGTGGTGGGGGAGGACGTCTCGGGAGTCAATTGGAAATTCTCGGTGGGCGATAACATCGCGAGCATGGCCGGAGACCTTCTCTGGTTCAGCCCGCTCAAGAAGTTCCAGAACATATTCTTCAGAACACCACTGGTCAATTTGTTCATCTTTGGCTCCGAAGCCTATCATGACTACTACCGCTGGCCGATGAGAGATCGGCGCGTGTTCAGCAAATGGAAGCAGTCGACTCAGTGGGGAAAACTGTTCGCTGCCTACGAACCCCGCGAGGGTGGTTGAGCCATACACACCGGGTGGCCATGTTCATAGCGGGTCTCTTCTCCACGAATCATACGAAGACGATTATCCAATGAGTTCCAGAACGAGGGCTGAATTACTCCTGTTGTCAATCACGCTCATCTGGGGCAGCACGTTTGTCACCTCGAAGTACCTCCTGGACAGCATATCCCCTCTGATATTTATCGGTGTCCGGTTTTCTGTCGCAACGGTCCTGTTTGCTCTGTTCTTTCCACGGAAGGTTTTCGCTGCTCCGCGAAACGCCTGGATCAAAGGCGGGATTTTGGGAGTCTTGTTGTTCATCGGATTTGCGACTCAAACAATCGGGCTTCAGTACACGGGTGCAACGAAATCTGCGTTCATCACCGGAATGATGGTCGTCTTCACTCCCATCTGCCAGCTTTTGATCGAACGACGGGCTCCCAAAACCGGAAACATCGTTGGGATCCTGCTCGTCACCGCAGGTCTCTACTTCCTTACTTCTCCAGGGGGATCCGAGTTCAATCTGGGAGATGGCCTCAACCTCATCTGCGCGGTCACGTTTGGGTTCTACATTGTATACCTCGATGTCTTTTCGAAAGAGGTTGATGCTGTACATCTTATTATGGCCCAGTTCATCGTGTGCGCGGTCCTCGGGCTGGCCTCAGGATTTACGTTCGAGGCAATCAGATTTGTGCCCTCGGTGGATGGAACGCTGGCTTTGCTCTACCTCATTGTTTTTGCCACCATCATTGCGCTTTTCGTTCAGAACCGCTATCAGAAAGATACCACTCCGACGCGCAGTGCGGTTATTTTTTCTATCGAACCTGTGCTCGCAGCAGGGTTCGCCTATGTCCTTCTGGGGGAAGTCCTTGGCGCTCTCGGGGTGTTTGGCGGTGCATTAATCGTAGGGGGGGTCCTCGTGTCGGAGCTCTCACCGGGATAGTGCTTGGGTGGAGCTCTCCCAAATGTGGCAACGGCAAAATCTCTGGCTTGACCGATCTCACACAGGCAGGAGAATAGCGAAAAAAGTACTTGAGTTTCATACTGCAAAGATCTACCTTCTAACCAGCATATGAAAAACCTCGTACGCCTCATAGTAACCCTTGCACTTGCCGTCGTGATCGTCGGAACTCTTCCAGCGATCATCATCAAGGATCGTCCAACAGCACAGAGCAATGGATCGAACGTTGTTGTCCGGTGGACAACGATTGATGAAACAGGGGTCGAGGGTTTCCAAGTGCTTCGCCGAAACGGGTTAGCGGGCGAATTTGCTTTGATCAGTGGTTCAGTCATCGCCGCGAAAGGCAACAATTCGACGTACGACTTCACCGACAGTGATGTATTCAAGAGTTCCAGCGGTATCTTCCAGTACAGGGTTCGAATCCTCAACGGACAAAACCCTGCTCCCGAGACTGAAATTGTCACCGTATCTCATGTGAGTTCTGCTTCAAAACGCACATGGGGCAGCATCAAAGCGATGTTCCGATAATTGTCTGTCCATAGGCTGTTCACCCGAAGCGATACCCTGTTATCGCTTTTTCTGTTTTATGACGTATGAAACTGCCTCCGCTCATACTCGCATCGCAATCGCCCAGACGTAAGGTTCTTTTGAAGCAGATCGGCCTGACGTTTACTGTTCGGCCGAGTCATGTGCGCGAAGATGTGCTCAAACACGAAGCGCCAGAGCACAATGCGAAACGGATTGCGCTCAGCAAAGCCGTAGAGATCGCGAAACGCACGAAAAGAGGTATTGTCATCGGCGCTGACACGATCGTTGTGCTGAAAGGCAAGATCCTTGGAAAGCCGCGCACGCCGGCCGAAGCGAGGAGGATGCTCAGGAGTTTAAGCGGCAGAATGCACACTGTGTACACGGGCTTTGCGCTGATCGATGTGAGGTCGGGCAGGAAGACCGTGCAAATCGAGAAAACACGTGTGTGGTTTCGAACGCTCACGCCGCAGGAGATTGCAGATTATGTTTCCTCAGGCTCGCCGATGGACAAGGCGGGCGCGTATGGTATTCAGGATGATTATGGAGCGGTGTTTGTGAGACGAGTTGAGGGATGTTTCTACAATGTTGTCGGGTTTCCGCTGACGAAGTTCTACATGGTTCTGCAGGATTTTGTCCGCGATGATCATTGATCGATGATTCAAAACGGAGTGGAGTGTATGGGACAAAAGACTCGAGTGCTCATCGCAAAAGTGGGACTTGATGGTCATGACCGTGGGGCGAAGGTTGTAGCTGCTGCCCTTCGGGATGCCGGGATGGAAGTGATCTACAGCGGCTTACGGAAGACCCCCGAGATGATCGTTGAGGCGGCACTTCAGGAAGACGTCGATGCAGTCGGCATCAGCCTGCTGAGCGGTGCGCACATGACAATATTCCCAAAAGTGCTACAGCTCATGCGTCAGAAGGGATTGAATGACGTCCTTCTCTTCGGCGGCGGGATCATCCCCGAAAAGGATATCAATGAGTTGAAGGGAATGGGTGTCGGAGAACTTTTTACGCCAGGCGCATCGACAAACGATATTGTCTCGTATGTCAAACGCTGGTCCGGAGAACGCAGCGGTGAGGTACGCGTGTGACGGTTGTGTCCGCCGTGTGAACAAATGTCCTGAAAACAAAAAAACCCGCTCACGGTTGCCCGGAGCGGGTTTTTGTTTTCTGAGAGATGAAAACTAGGGTGCCTTCTTAACGTTGACAGCCTGCAGGCCTTTGGCGCCCTGTTCAACTTCGAATTCCACAGTGTCGCCTTCCTTCAGCGTCTTGTAGCCTTCGCCGTTGATGGACTTATAATGCACGAACACGTCTTCACCAGTGCTTCGTTTGATGAAGCCATATCCTTTCGCATTATTGAACCACTTGACTGTACCTTGTTCCATAAGGTTACTTCTTCCTTATAGGGTTAAACATGCACACCTAATTTTTGTCTCTCAAAAACAAAAGATGTCCAGCTGTGCCCGACACCCTTCATTAAGGTTGTTTCACACACCCCCGCAGGACAAGTCATACAGCCTGCAGAGAGAGACAGCCAAAACCACTTCTGCTGAAACAAAAACGGTGTTGGTGAATTACACTGCGAGTATAGCATTTGTTGGAATTAAAAGCAAGACCCGCCAATTCGGAGGCCGGATGGCGAGCACGAGTGACCCATGGCCCAC
Proteins encoded in this region:
- a CDS encoding methylmalonyl-CoA mutase family protein; the protein is MHDGLNGIGEERSRWEETVKASGKGRGVKFTTVSGEPIEMLYDPHDVEAINFLGEVGYPGEYPYTRGIHPTGFRGKLWTMRQFAGFGTPEDTNERYHYLLEHGQTGLSVAFDLPTLMGRDADDSLSEGEVGICGVSVSSLADMELLFKGINLSEISTSMTINAPAAMVMAFYLAVAEKQGCGFKTLRGTTQTDILKEYIAQKEWIYPPNPSMRLIIDMFEYLNKEVPQWNPISVSGYHIREAGSTSIQELAFTLADGFAYVEAGIARGLDVDEFAPRMSFFFNSHVDFFEEIAKFRAARRIWAKRMRNKYGAKNPRSWMLRFHTQTAGCSLTAQQPENNIVRTAYQALAGVLGGTQSLHTNSMDETLALPSEKAVKIALRTQQIIAYETGVTNTVDPLAGSYFVEALTTKMEQAAERYFETIDTLGGVIPAIEAGFFQREIADAAYRYQRELEAKEKIIVGVNDFVEEKGKIEIPILVISPDVEVKQRKRLGDVRQSRSTEAVERSLSVLKQAAADQKNLVPLLLECARSYVTLGEMCDALTETFGIYEEPAVF
- a CDS encoding decaprenyl-phosphate phosphoribosyltransferase; protein product: MRKVVRLMRPEQWLKNFFIFAPLIFSKHLFDGAYVWMAAQAFLVFALLSSTVYIFNDIADREADRLHPTKRNRPIAAGTITITQAVGLAIGLMLVIGFLVTMLNAKFLFVAVVYFVLNLGYSFFLKRVILVDVFIVAAGFMLRVLAGAFAIHVQVSEWLVLCTLFVSLFLSISKRRAELMLVKNSEHFEGRAAIRGYDIEFLDQMMTIAASGMAISYALYTVAERTISIFGSSNLIFTTVFVLFGIFRYLYLVRARKTEDNPTHMLTTDPVTLVNGVAWFSVCVIIIYFSDIKIWLGVR
- a CDS encoding DUF362 domain-containing protein; protein product: MKLPQPKSPTRITGFKTVDPTVVVVKTKPATVLKDIERAMEMAGITATLDAGAPTILKDNISWHFPFPAANTTPWQLEGTILGLRNSGYKDLVCVQNKTVVTDAFKGEDLNKYVPIFKKYDIPVRFNFKDGDMKWIEYAPKTPLLVLDQIYPDGIRIPDFFFGKNIVHLPTVKCHIYTTTTGAMKNAFGGLLSTYRHYTHSWIHETLVDLLAIQKEIHTGLFAVMDGTTAGNGPGPRTMYPEEKNVILVGADQVAIDAVAAKMMGHDPMSIKYIRLAHERGLGCGDPRTIKVVGEDVSGVNWKFSVGDNIASMAGDLLWFSPLKKFQNIFFRTPLVNLFIFGSEAYHDYYRWPMRDRRVFSKWKQSTQWGKLFAAYEPREGG
- a CDS encoding DMT family transporter, yielding MSSRTRAELLLLSITLIWGSTFVTSKYLLDSISPLIFIGVRFSVATVLFALFFPRKVFAAPRNAWIKGGILGVLLFIGFATQTIGLQYTGATKSAFITGMMVVFTPICQLLIERRAPKTGNIVGILLVTAGLYFLTSPGGSEFNLGDGLNLICAVTFGFYIVYLDVFSKEVDAVHLIMAQFIVCAVLGLASGFTFEAIRFVPSVDGTLALLYLIVFATIIALFVQNRYQKDTTPTRSAVIFSIEPVLAAGFAYVLLGEVLGALGVFGGALIVGGVLVSELSPG
- a CDS encoding Maf family protein is translated as MKLPPLILASQSPRRKVLLKQIGLTFTVRPSHVREDVLKHEAPEHNAKRIALSKAVEIAKRTKRGIVIGADTIVVLKGKILGKPRTPAEARRMLRSLSGRMHTVYTGFALIDVRSGRKTVQIEKTRVWFRTLTPQEIADYVSSGSPMDKAGAYGIQDDYGAVFVRRVEGCFYNVVGFPLTKFYMVLQDFVRDDH
- a CDS encoding cobalamin B12-binding domain-containing protein is translated as MGQKTRVLIAKVGLDGHDRGAKVVAAALRDAGMEVIYSGLRKTPEMIVEAALQEDVDAVGISLLSGAHMTIFPKVLQLMRQKGLNDVLLFGGGIIPEKDINELKGMGVGELFTPGASTNDIVSYVKRWSGERSGEVRV
- a CDS encoding cold-shock protein; the encoded protein is MEQGTVKWFNNAKGYGFIKRSTGEDVFVHYKSINGEGYKTLKEGDTVEFEVEQGAKGLQAVNVKKAP